One window of Burkholderia thailandensis E264 genomic DNA carries:
- a CDS encoding histone deacetylase family protein, whose amino-acid sequence MPTAFYTHPDCLLHEMGEWHPESPARLSAIQDQLIASRIDDLIVHETAPFASETALARVHTQAHIDYIRSRIPKEGYVEIDPDTSLNRYTWRAALRAAGAAVEATDAVLEGRYDNAFCSVRPPGHHAEPARAMGFCFFNNVAIAARHALEIHGLERVAIIDFDVHHGNGTEAAFANDERVLMCSFFQHPLYPFSGVDHQAPNMVNLPMAARTNGMAVREAVDLMWLPRLDAFKPQMLFVSAGFDAHREDDIGGMGLVEADYEWLTQQVCEVARRHAQGRIVSCLEGGYNLSALGRSVVAHLRVLAGV is encoded by the coding sequence ATGCCAACGGCCTTTTACACGCACCCCGACTGCCTGCTGCACGAGATGGGGGAGTGGCATCCCGAGTCGCCGGCGCGGCTGTCGGCGATCCAGGATCAACTGATCGCGAGCCGCATCGACGACCTGATCGTCCACGAGACGGCGCCGTTCGCGAGCGAGACGGCGCTGGCCCGCGTGCATACGCAGGCGCACATCGACTACATCCGCAGCCGGATTCCGAAGGAAGGGTACGTCGAGATCGATCCCGACACGTCGCTGAACCGCTACACGTGGCGCGCGGCGCTGCGCGCGGCGGGCGCGGCCGTCGAGGCGACGGACGCGGTGCTCGAAGGCCGCTACGACAACGCGTTCTGCAGCGTGCGCCCGCCCGGCCATCATGCGGAGCCCGCGCGCGCGATGGGCTTCTGTTTCTTCAACAACGTCGCGATCGCCGCGCGCCATGCGCTCGAGATCCACGGTCTCGAGCGTGTGGCGATCATCGATTTCGACGTCCATCACGGCAACGGCACCGAGGCCGCGTTCGCGAACGACGAGCGGGTGCTGATGTGCAGCTTCTTTCAGCATCCGCTGTATCCGTTTTCGGGCGTCGACCATCAGGCGCCGAACATGGTCAATCTGCCGATGGCCGCGCGCACGAACGGGATGGCGGTGCGCGAGGCGGTCGACCTGATGTGGCTTCCGCGGCTCGATGCGTTCAAGCCGCAGATGCTGTTCGTGTCGGCGGGGTTCGACGCGCATCGCGAAGACGACATCGGCGGGATGGGGCTCGTCGAGGCCGACTACGAGTGGCTCACGCAGCAGGTCTGCGAAGTCGCGCGTCGGCATGCGCAAGGCCGGATCGTGAGCTGCCTCGAAGGCGGTTACAACCTGTCCGCGCTCGGGCGCAGCGTGGTCGCGCATCTGCGCGTGCTCGCAGGCGTGTGA
- a CDS encoding alpha/beta hydrolase: MRTADGLELASYRWPAAGLSPAAPRATVALVHGLAEHAGRYQALAERLNAAGIEVVAIDLRGHGHSPGERAWVERFDQYLEDADALVASVARDDTPLFLMGHSMGGAVAALYAVERAAVRRPGLTGLILSSPALAPGRDVPRWMLAMSRFISRVWPRFPAIKIDAALLSRDPAVVAANRADPLVHHGPVPARTGAEILDAMRRIEAGRAALRVPVLVYHGTADKLTEPDGSRDFGRHVGSPDRTLTLYEGNYHETMNDLERERVIGAQIDWIAARAPARG; this comes from the coding sequence CTGCGCACCGCCGACGGGCTCGAGCTCGCGTCCTATCGTTGGCCCGCAGCCGGGCTCTCGCCCGCGGCGCCGCGGGCGACCGTCGCGCTCGTGCACGGGCTCGCCGAGCACGCGGGACGCTACCAGGCGCTCGCCGAGCGGCTGAATGCGGCGGGCATCGAGGTTGTCGCGATCGATTTGCGCGGGCACGGGCATTCGCCCGGCGAACGCGCGTGGGTCGAGCGCTTCGATCAATATCTGGAGGACGCGGACGCGCTCGTCGCAAGCGTCGCGCGCGACGACACGCCGCTCTTCCTGATGGGACACAGCATGGGCGGCGCGGTCGCCGCGCTCTATGCGGTCGAGCGCGCGGCCGTGCGTCGTCCGGGCTTGACGGGCCTGATCCTGTCGAGCCCCGCGCTCGCGCCGGGACGCGACGTGCCGAGGTGGATGCTCGCGATGAGCCGCTTCATCAGCCGCGTGTGGCCCCGCTTTCCGGCGATCAAGATCGACGCCGCGCTGCTGTCGCGCGATCCGGCCGTGGTCGCCGCGAATCGCGCCGACCCGCTCGTCCATCACGGCCCGGTGCCGGCGCGCACGGGCGCCGAGATTCTCGACGCGATGCGACGAATCGAGGCCGGCCGCGCGGCGCTGCGCGTGCCCGTCCTCGTCTATCACGGCACCGCCGACAAGCTGACCGAACCCGACGGCAGCCGCGACTTCGGCCGGCATGTCGGCTCGCCCGACCGCACGCTCACGCTGTACGAAGGCAACTATCACGAGACAATGAACGATCTGGAACGTGAGCGCGTGATCGGCGCGCAGATCGACTGGATCGCCGCGCGCGCGCCGGCGCGCGGTTGA
- a CDS encoding methionine ABC transporter ATP-binding protein yields the protein MIEIRNLSQRFEGPRGWIEALHNVNLTIPQGEVFGIIGRSGAGKSTLVRTINLLTRPSEGNVFVDGRDLTQLSAGELRGARRDIGMIFQHFNLLSSRTVFGNVALPLELAGVKRAEIEATVLPLLDLVGLAAQKDRYPAQISGGQKQRVGIARALASKPKVLLSDEATSALDPETTRAILDLLRRINRELGLTIVLITHQMEVIKDVCDRVAVLDAGRVVEEGNVIDVFMRPHHEVTRALIGDVIAQELPPAMKARVAERLKTGSGHLLRLAFTGSGVDQPILSETIRRYELDFNILHGQIDEIQGRAFGSLAVLATGEPGKVGQAFAYLREQGVVVEELSYVE from the coding sequence ATGATCGAAATTCGCAACCTTTCGCAGCGTTTCGAGGGGCCTCGCGGCTGGATCGAAGCGTTGCACAACGTCAATCTGACGATTCCGCAGGGCGAGGTATTCGGCATCATCGGCCGCAGCGGCGCGGGCAAGAGCACGCTCGTGCGCACGATCAACCTGCTCACGCGGCCGTCCGAAGGTAACGTGTTCGTCGACGGGCGCGACCTGACGCAATTGTCGGCGGGCGAGCTGCGCGGCGCGCGGCGCGACATCGGGATGATCTTCCAGCACTTCAACCTGCTGTCGTCGCGCACGGTGTTCGGCAACGTTGCGCTGCCGCTCGAGCTCGCCGGCGTAAAGCGCGCGGAAATCGAGGCGACCGTGCTGCCGCTTCTCGATCTCGTCGGCCTCGCCGCGCAGAAGGATCGCTATCCGGCGCAGATCAGCGGCGGGCAGAAACAGCGCGTCGGCATCGCGCGCGCGCTCGCGAGCAAGCCGAAGGTGCTGCTGTCGGACGAAGCGACGTCCGCGCTCGACCCCGAGACGACGCGCGCGATCCTCGACTTGCTTCGTCGCATCAACCGCGAACTCGGCCTCACGATCGTTCTCATCACGCACCAAATGGAAGTGATCAAGGACGTGTGCGATCGCGTCGCGGTGCTCGACGCGGGGCGCGTCGTCGAGGAAGGCAACGTGATCGACGTGTTCATGCGCCCGCATCACGAAGTCACGCGCGCGCTGATCGGCGACGTGATCGCGCAGGAGCTGCCGCCCGCGATGAAGGCGCGCGTCGCCGAGCGCCTGAAGACGGGCTCGGGCCATCTGCTGCGCCTCGCGTTCACGGGCTCGGGCGTCGACCAGCCGATCCTGTCGGAGACGATCCGGCGCTACGAGCTGGACTTCAACATCCTGCACGGCCAGATCGACGAGATTCAGGGCCGCGCGTTCGGTTCGCTCGCGGTGCTCGCCACGGGCGAGCCGGGCAAGGTGGGGCAGGCGTTCGCGTATCTGCGCGAGCAGGGCGTGGTCGTCGAGGAGCTTTCGTATGTTGAGTGA
- a CDS encoding methionine ABC transporter permease: MLSEMFDMFVQSFWETLIMVGISGAVGALVGLPLGVLLYLTDRQGVLQNLAVNRVLGGVVNAVRSTPFIILLVAVIPFTRLAVGSSIGTAAAVVPLTIAAAPFIARLVETALREVDRGLIEAAQAMGATTGQIVFKVLLPESLPGIVAGLTITFVSLVGYSAMAGAIGGGGLGDLGIRYGYQRYLPEVMWTVVAILIVFVQIVQSFGDWLVRRLSHK, translated from the coding sequence ATGTTGAGTGAAATGTTCGATATGTTCGTGCAGTCGTTCTGGGAGACGCTGATCATGGTCGGCATCTCCGGAGCGGTCGGCGCGCTCGTCGGCCTGCCGCTCGGCGTGCTGCTCTATCTGACCGACCGCCAGGGCGTGCTGCAGAACCTCGCGGTGAACCGCGTGCTGGGCGGCGTCGTCAACGCGGTGCGCTCGACGCCGTTCATCATCCTGCTCGTCGCGGTGATTCCGTTCACGCGTCTGGCCGTCGGCTCGTCGATCGGCACGGCCGCGGCCGTGGTGCCGCTCACGATCGCGGCGGCGCCGTTCATCGCGCGGCTCGTCGAGACGGCGCTGCGCGAAGTCGACCGCGGCCTCATCGAGGCCGCGCAGGCGATGGGCGCGACGACGGGCCAGATCGTGTTCAAGGTGCTGCTGCCCGAATCGCTGCCGGGCATCGTCGCGGGGCTCACGATCACGTTCGTGTCGCTCGTCGGCTATTCGGCGATGGCGGGCGCGATCGGCGGCGGCGGCCTGGGCGACCTCGGCATCCGCTACGGCTATCAGCGCTATTTGCCCGAAGTAATGTGGACGGTCGTCGCGATCCTGATCGTGTTCGTGCAGATCGTGCAGTCGTTCGGCGACTGGCTCGTGCGGCGCCTGAGCCACAAGTGA
- a CDS encoding MetQ/NlpA family ABC transporter substrate-binding protein, translating into MQRRTMLKLAAVLGAAACVASAHAQAQAQTIKVGVTGGPHAQVMEEVKKVAAKSGLDIRIVEFSDYVQPNAALAAGDLDANSYQHGPYLEAQVKDRGYKIVKVADTVTFPMGIYSKRVKSLADLRPGARIAIPNDPTNGGRALLLLQKQGLLKLRDGAGLKATRFDVVDNPKQLKLVELDAAQIPRSLADVDAAAINTNYAMEAGLKPKQDAIAIEGPNGPYANILAVRAEDKDKPWVAKLVAAYRSPEVKRFIARQFGGAVIAAW; encoded by the coding sequence ATGCAACGAAGAACGATGCTGAAGCTCGCCGCCGTGCTCGGCGCGGCCGCGTGCGTCGCGAGCGCGCACGCGCAGGCGCAGGCGCAGACGATCAAGGTCGGCGTGACGGGCGGCCCGCATGCGCAGGTGATGGAGGAAGTGAAGAAGGTCGCGGCGAAGAGCGGGCTCGACATCCGCATCGTCGAATTCTCCGACTACGTGCAGCCGAACGCGGCGCTCGCGGCGGGCGACCTCGACGCGAACAGCTACCAGCATGGCCCGTATCTCGAAGCGCAGGTGAAGGATCGCGGCTACAAGATCGTCAAGGTCGCGGATACGGTCACGTTCCCGATGGGCATCTATTCGAAGCGCGTGAAGTCGCTTGCGGATTTGCGGCCGGGGGCGCGGATTGCGATCCCGAACGATCCGACGAACGGCGGCCGCGCGCTGTTGCTGCTGCAGAAGCAGGGCCTGCTGAAGCTGCGCGACGGCGCGGGCCTGAAGGCGACGCGCTTCGACGTCGTCGACAACCCGAAGCAGTTGAAGCTCGTCGAGCTCGATGCCGCGCAGATCCCGCGCTCGCTCGCCGACGTCGACGCGGCCGCGATCAACACGAACTACGCGATGGAAGCCGGCCTGAAGCCGAAACAGGACGCGATCGCAATCGAGGGTCCGAACGGTCCGTACGCGAACATTCTCGCGGTGCGCGCCGAGGACAAGGACAAGCCGTGGGTCGCGAAGCTCGTTGCCGCATACCGGTCGCCCGAGGTGAAGCGCTTCATCGCGCGCCAATTCGGCGGCGCGGTGATCGCCGCCTGGTAG
- a CDS encoding electron transfer flavoprotein subunit beta/FixA family protein, translating to MKILVPVKRVVDYNVKVRVKSDGTGVDIANVKMSMNPFDEIAVEEAVRLKEAGVATEVIAVSVGVAQAQETLRTALAIGADRAILVESNDEVQPLSVAKILKALVDKEQPQLVILGKQAIDDDSNQTGQMLAALANLPQATFASKVTVADGKATVAREVDGGAETLSLTLPAVVTTDLRLNEPRYVTLPNIMKAKKKPLETVKPEDLGVDVAPRLKTLKVVEPPKRAAGVKVADVKTLVEKLKTEAKVL from the coding sequence ATGAAAATCCTGGTGCCAGTGAAAAGAGTGGTCGATTACAACGTGAAGGTCCGCGTGAAGTCGGATGGCACGGGCGTCGATATCGCGAACGTGAAGATGTCGATGAACCCGTTCGACGAGATCGCCGTTGAGGAAGCGGTGCGCCTGAAGGAAGCGGGCGTGGCGACCGAGGTGATCGCGGTGTCGGTGGGCGTCGCGCAGGCTCAGGAAACGCTTCGCACGGCGCTCGCGATCGGCGCGGACCGCGCGATTCTCGTCGAATCGAATGACGAGGTGCAGCCGCTTTCCGTCGCGAAGATCCTGAAGGCGCTGGTCGACAAGGAGCAGCCGCAGCTCGTGATTCTCGGCAAGCAGGCGATCGACGACGACTCGAACCAGACGGGCCAGATGCTCGCCGCGCTCGCGAATCTGCCGCAAGCGACGTTCGCGTCGAAGGTGACGGTTGCGGACGGCAAGGCGACCGTCGCCCGTGAAGTGGACGGCGGCGCGGAAACGCTGTCGCTGACGCTGCCGGCCGTCGTGACGACGGACTTGCGCCTGAACGAGCCGCGCTACGTGACGCTGCCGAACATCATGAAGGCGAAGAAGAAGCCGTTGGAGACGGTGAAGCCGGAGGACCTGGGCGTGGACGTCGCGCCGCGTCTGAAGACGCTGAAGGTGGTCGAGCCGCCCAAGCGCGCGGCGGGCGTGAAGGTCGCGGACGTGAAGACGCTGGTCGAGAAGCTGAAGACCGAAGCCAAGGTGCTGTAA
- a CDS encoding electron transfer flavoprotein subunit alpha/FixB family protein, producing MTILVIAEHDNASIKAATLNTVAAATKIGGDIHVLVAGHNAQGAADAAAKIAGVSKVLLADAPQLADGLAENVEATALNVAKDYSHILAPATAYGKNIAPRIAAKLDVAQISDITAVDSADTFERPIYAGNAIATVQSSDPIKVITVRATGFDPVAAQGGGASVEKIDAAADAGISQFVSREVTKLDRPELTSASIIVSGGRGLGSGENYTKVLEPLADKLQAALGASRAAVDAGYVPNDYQVGQTGKIVAPQLYIAVGISGAIQHLAGMKDSKVIVAINKDPEAPIFSVADYGLVGDLFTLVPELVNELG from the coding sequence ATGACGATTCTGGTTATTGCGGAACATGACAACGCGTCGATCAAGGCCGCCACGCTGAACACGGTGGCCGCGGCAACGAAGATCGGCGGCGACATTCACGTGCTGGTGGCGGGCCACAATGCGCAGGGCGCGGCGGACGCGGCGGCGAAGATTGCGGGCGTGTCGAAGGTGCTGCTGGCCGACGCGCCGCAACTGGCGGACGGTCTTGCGGAAAACGTCGAGGCGACCGCGCTGAACGTCGCGAAGGACTACTCGCACATCCTCGCGCCGGCGACCGCGTACGGCAAGAACATCGCGCCGCGCATCGCGGCGAAGCTGGACGTCGCGCAGATCTCGGACATCACGGCGGTCGATTCGGCCGACACGTTCGAGCGCCCGATCTACGCGGGCAACGCGATCGCGACGGTGCAGTCGAGCGATCCGATCAAGGTGATCACGGTGCGCGCGACGGGCTTCGATCCGGTCGCGGCGCAAGGCGGCGGCGCGTCGGTCGAGAAGATCGACGCGGCGGCGGACGCGGGCATCTCGCAGTTCGTGAGCCGCGAAGTGACGAAGCTCGATCGTCCGGAACTGACGAGCGCGAGCATCATCGTGTCGGGCGGCCGGGGCCTCGGCAGCGGCGAGAACTACACGAAGGTGCTGGAGCCGCTGGCGGACAAGCTGCAGGCGGCGCTGGGCGCATCGCGCGCGGCGGTGGACGCGGGCTACGTGCCGAACGATTATCAAGTGGGCCAGACGGGCAAGATCGTCGCGCCGCAGCTGTACATCGCGGTGGGCATCTCGGGCGCGATTCAGCACCTGGCGGGGATGAAGGATTCGAAGGTGATCGTCGCGATCAACAAGGACCCGGAAGCGCCGATCTTCAGCGTGGCCGATTACGGCCTCGTCGGCGATCTGTTCACGCTCGTGCCGGAACTTGTGAACGAGCTCGGCTGA
- a CDS encoding acyl-CoA dehydrogenase gives MSYTAPVKDMLFVMKELAGIDAVAKLPGYEDAGFDTAQAVLDESAKFCGEVLAPLNVEGDRNPSSWKDGAVTATPGFKEAFRQFVEGGWQGLQHPTEYDGQGLPKLIATPCIEMLNASNLSFALCPLLTDGAIEALLTAGTEAQKSRYVPKLISGEWTGTMNLTEPQAGSDLALVRSRAEPQPDGSYKVFGTKIFITWGEHDMADNIVHLVLARTPNAPEGVKGISLFIVPKFLVNDDGSLGARNDVHCVSIEHKLGIKASPTAVLQYGDHGGAIGYLVGEENRGLEYMFIMMNAARFGVGMQGIGVAERAYQKAAEFAKERVQSRPVDGSAKQSVTIIHHPDVRRMLATMRALTEGARALSYVAAAHSDHAHRAADEGVRAKHQAIYEYLVPIVKGWSTEMVNEVASLGIQVHGGMGFIEETGAAQYYRDARILAIYEGTTAIQANDLVGRKTVRDGGAVAKALVGEIRQTAEALGAHDGPAFAAMKAQLENGARALSAVVDFVVANVKGDPNAVFAGSVPYLKLAGVVLCGWQMARALLVAQQKRADDPKFYDAKIAIAQFYAEHILAQASGFEAAIVGAKGGQGVFALTEDQF, from the coding sequence ATGAGCTATACCGCACCCGTCAAGGACATGCTGTTCGTGATGAAGGAGCTGGCCGGCATCGACGCGGTCGCGAAGCTGCCCGGCTACGAGGACGCCGGCTTCGACACGGCGCAGGCCGTGCTCGACGAATCGGCGAAGTTCTGCGGCGAGGTGCTCGCGCCGCTGAACGTCGAAGGCGACAGGAACCCGAGCAGTTGGAAAGACGGCGCCGTCACGGCGACGCCCGGCTTCAAGGAGGCGTTCCGCCAGTTCGTCGAGGGTGGCTGGCAGGGGCTGCAGCATCCGACCGAATACGACGGTCAGGGCCTGCCGAAGCTGATCGCGACGCCGTGCATCGAGATGCTGAACGCATCGAACCTGTCGTTCGCGCTGTGCCCGCTGCTCACCGACGGCGCGATCGAGGCGCTTCTCACGGCCGGCACCGAAGCACAGAAATCCCGCTACGTGCCGAAGCTCATTTCCGGCGAATGGACGGGCACGATGAACCTGACGGAGCCGCAGGCGGGCTCCGATCTGGCGCTCGTGCGCTCGCGCGCGGAGCCGCAGCCCGACGGCTCGTACAAGGTGTTCGGCACCAAGATCTTCATCACGTGGGGCGAACACGACATGGCGGACAACATCGTCCACCTCGTGCTCGCGCGCACGCCGAACGCACCCGAAGGCGTGAAGGGCATCTCGCTGTTCATCGTGCCGAAGTTCCTCGTCAACGACGACGGCAGCCTCGGCGCGCGCAACGACGTGCACTGCGTGTCGATCGAGCACAAGCTCGGCATCAAGGCGAGCCCGACCGCGGTGCTGCAGTACGGCGACCACGGCGGCGCGATCGGCTATCTCGTCGGCGAAGAAAACCGCGGCCTCGAGTACATGTTCATCATGATGAACGCGGCGCGCTTCGGCGTCGGGATGCAGGGCATCGGCGTCGCCGAGCGCGCGTACCAGAAGGCCGCCGAGTTCGCGAAGGAGCGCGTGCAAAGCCGTCCCGTCGACGGCTCCGCGAAGCAGTCGGTGACGATCATCCATCATCCGGACGTGCGCCGGATGCTCGCGACGATGCGCGCGCTGACGGAAGGCGCGCGTGCGCTGTCCTACGTGGCCGCCGCGCATAGCGATCACGCGCACCGCGCGGCCGACGAAGGCGTGCGTGCGAAGCATCAGGCGATCTACGAATATCTGGTGCCGATCGTGAAGGGCTGGAGCACCGAGATGGTCAACGAGGTCGCGAGCCTCGGCATCCAGGTGCATGGCGGGATGGGCTTCATCGAGGAAACGGGCGCCGCGCAGTACTACCGCGACGCGCGCATTCTCGCGATCTACGAGGGTACGACCGCGATCCAGGCGAACGACCTCGTCGGCCGGAAGACGGTGCGCGACGGCGGCGCGGTCGCGAAGGCGCTCGTCGGCGAGATCCGTCAGACGGCCGAAGCGCTCGGCGCGCACGATGGCCCGGCGTTCGCCGCAATGAAGGCGCAACTGGAGAACGGCGCGCGTGCGCTATCGGCCGTCGTCGACTTCGTCGTCGCGAACGTGAAGGGCGATCCGAACGCGGTGTTCGCCGGCAGCGTGCCGTATCTGAAGCTGGCGGGCGTCGTGCTCTGCGGCTGGCAAATGGCGCGTGCGCTGCTCGTCGCGCAGCAAAAGCGCGCCGATGATCCGAAGTTCTACGACGCGAAGATCGCGATCGCCCAATTCTATGCGGAGCACATCCTCGCGCAGGCAAGCGGGTTCGAAGCTGCGATCGTCGGCGCGAAGGGCGGGCAGGGCGTGTTCGCGCTGACGGAAGACCAGTTCTGA
- a CDS encoding D-amino acid dehydrogenase — protein sequence MRVVILGSGVVGVASAYYLARAGHEVTVIDREAGPALDTSFANAGQISPGYAAPWAAPGVPLKAVKWMFEKHAPLAIRLDGTRFQLQWMWQMLRNCTTERYALNKGRMVRLAEYSRDCLQALRAETDIQYEGRTGGTLQVFRTQQQLDGAAKDIAVLREANVPFELLSSDELKKAEPALAAVSHKLTGGLRLPGDETGDCQLFTTRLAALAEQLGVKFRFNTRIDALAVAGGKIAGVQCGGEMVRADAYVVALGAFSTNLVANLVKIPVYPLKGYSITAPIVDAAKAPVSTVLDETYKIAITRFDERIRVGGMAEIVGFDKRLRQARRDTLEMCVNDLFPGGGDTANASFWTGLRPMTPDGTPIVGRTPVPNLFLNTGHGTLGWTMSCGSGQLLADLMSGKKPAIRADDLSVHRYLSETDGEHRPAYA from the coding sequence ATGCGTGTGGTTATTTTGGGCAGTGGCGTGGTTGGCGTGGCAAGCGCCTATTATCTGGCGCGCGCGGGCCATGAAGTCACGGTGATCGACCGCGAGGCCGGCCCCGCCCTTGACACGAGCTTTGCGAACGCGGGCCAGATCTCGCCCGGCTACGCGGCGCCGTGGGCCGCGCCCGGCGTGCCGCTGAAGGCCGTCAAGTGGATGTTCGAGAAGCACGCGCCGCTCGCGATCCGCCTCGACGGCACGCGCTTCCAACTGCAATGGATGTGGCAGATGCTGCGCAACTGCACGACCGAGCGCTATGCGCTGAACAAGGGCCGGATGGTGCGCCTTGCCGAATACAGCCGCGATTGCCTGCAGGCGCTGCGCGCGGAGACGGACATCCAGTATGAAGGCCGCACGGGCGGCACGCTGCAGGTCTTCCGCACGCAGCAGCAACTCGACGGCGCCGCGAAGGACATCGCCGTGCTGCGGGAAGCGAACGTGCCGTTCGAGCTGCTGTCGAGCGACGAACTGAAGAAAGCCGAGCCGGCGCTCGCCGCGGTGTCGCACAAGTTGACGGGCGGCCTGCGCCTGCCGGGCGACGAAACGGGCGACTGCCAGCTCTTCACGACGCGTCTCGCCGCGCTCGCCGAGCAGCTCGGCGTGAAGTTCCGCTTCAACACGCGCATCGATGCGCTCGCCGTCGCGGGCGGCAAGATCGCGGGCGTCCAGTGCGGCGGCGAAATGGTGCGCGCCGACGCCTACGTGGTCGCGCTCGGCGCGTTCTCGACGAACCTCGTCGCGAATCTCGTGAAGATTCCGGTGTATCCGCTGAAAGGCTATTCGATCACCGCGCCGATCGTCGACGCGGCGAAAGCGCCCGTGTCGACCGTGCTCGACGAGACCTACAAGATCGCGATCACGCGTTTCGACGAGCGGATTCGCGTCGGCGGAATGGCGGAGATCGTCGGCTTCGACAAGCGACTGCGCCAGGCGCGCCGCGACACGCTCGAAATGTGCGTGAACGACCTGTTCCCGGGCGGCGGCGACACGGCGAACGCGTCGTTCTGGACCGGCCTGCGGCCGATGACGCCGGACGGCACGCCGATCGTCGGCCGCACGCCCGTGCCGAATCTGTTCCTGAACACGGGCCACGGCACGCTCGGCTGGACGATGTCGTGCGGCTCCGGCCAGTTGCTCGCCGATCTGATGTCCGGCAAGAAGCCCGCGATCCGCGCGGACGATCTGTCGGTGCATCGCTACCTGAGCGAGACGGACGGCGAGCATCGCCCCGCGTACGCATGA
- a CDS encoding Lrp/AsnC ligand binding domain-containing protein, whose amino-acid sequence MRTQRQPVRALDKLDRRILKLLQEDGRMAMKDLAERVGLTVTPCIERVRRMERDGVITGYHARVDPSQLGASLLVFVEITLDHKNGNMFEQFRREVMKIDEVLECHLVSGDFDYLIKARIGEMADYRKLLGDILLQLPGAVQSKSYVVMEEIKETLMIAVDE is encoded by the coding sequence ATGAGAACTCAACGTCAGCCGGTACGCGCGCTCGACAAGCTCGATCGGCGCATTCTGAAGTTGCTGCAAGAGGACGGGCGCATGGCGATGAAGGACCTCGCCGAGCGCGTCGGCCTGACGGTCACGCCGTGCATCGAACGGGTGCGGCGGATGGAGCGCGACGGCGTGATCACCGGCTACCACGCGCGTGTCGATCCTTCGCAGCTTGGCGCCTCGCTGCTCGTGTTCGTCGAGATCACGCTCGATCACAAGAACGGCAACATGTTCGAGCAGTTTCGCCGCGAGGTGATGAAGATCGACGAAGTGCTCGAATGCCATTTGGTGTCGGGCGACTTCGACTACCTGATCAAGGCGCGGATCGGCGAGATGGCCGATTACCGGAAGCTGCTCGGCGACATCCTGCTTCAGTTGCCGGGCGCCGTACAATCGAAGAGCTATGTCGTGATGGAGGAGATCAAGGAGACGCTGATGATCGCGGTCGACGAGTGA